The Streptomyces sp. NBC_01463 DNA window ATGACGGGCGCACCGGTACGCATGGCCTCCTCGGGATCGGTGACGTACAGCAGTTGCTCGTACGTCACGTCGATCCGCCGGCAGCCCTCCTCGGCCGCCTGCTCGCTGTCGGCGACGACGGCGGCGACGCGCTGGCCGACGTAACGGACGGTGTCGTCGAGGACGCGGGTGTCGTCGGGGTCCTCGGTGGGGTGCTCGTGGCGGGCGCTGGAGTACAGGGTGGCGGGGGCGTCCTCGTGGGTGAGGACGGCGTGGACGCCGGGGACCCGCAGGGCCGCGGTGGTGTCGATGGCGAGGATGCGGGCGTGCGGGTGCGGGGAGCGCAGCAGCTTCATGTGGAGCAGCCCGGGTACGTCGATGTCGAAGGTGTACCGGGCGGTGCCCGTCACCACCTGGGGGCCGGCAGGGGCGCCGAGGCTCTTTCCCACCGCCTGTCCTGCGCAAGGGCGTTCGGTGTGCTTCACCCCGCGTACCGCGTCCTCGATGGCGCGGTATCCGGTGCAGCGGCAGATGTTGCCCTTGAAGGCCCGCGGCAGGTCGTCCAGCTTGCCGTCGTCGTGGGCGGTGCCCTTCTCCTGTTCGAGGGCGGCCGTCGTCATCAGGAACCCGGCCGTGCAGAATCCGCACTGGAAGCCCTGGGCGTCCAGGAACTTCTGCTGTACGGGGTGGAGTTCGCCGTCCCGGCCGGCCAGCCCCTCCACCGTGGTCACCGACCGGCCCTCGGCACGTACGGCCGGGTAGAGACAGCTGTGCACCGGCTCGCCGTCCACATGCACCGTGCAGGCGCCGCAGTCGCCGGCGTCGCAGCCCTTCTTGACCCCGAACCAGCCGCGTTCGCGCAGATAGGTGCGCAGGCACTGGCCGGGACGGGGCTCGGAGTCGAAGGGCTGATCGTTGACCTGGATGCCGAAACTCATCGCACACCGTCCCGGGTGAGATCGCGCCGTACCTGCTCGGCGAGGTGGAAGGCCATGTGCCGGCGCCATGCGCGCAGCCCGTGGATGTCGTCGAACCAGTCGGACTCGCCCACGGCCGAGGTGATGGCCGCGCACAGTCCGGCCCGGTCGGGCGGCAGCGCGAACCAGAGGCGGAAGGGCCGTCGGGTGGCGGCCGTGAGGGTCACGGCCAGCGAGCCGTCCACCGGATCCAGCGTCCCGGTCACGAGGGCGCCGGAGCGTCCGAGGCCGTAGAGCGACGCCTGCCGGAAGGCGGTCCGGCACCTCCACGACCGCGCGGGGATCGTCACCGAGCGCAGCAACTCCCCCTCGGCCAGGTCCTTGCGGCCCGCACCGGTGACAAAGTCCGCGGCCTTCACACGGCGCACGGAACCGTCCTGCGCCCGGAGCAGGCACTCGCCGTCGAGGCCCGCGGTGAGGGAGATCATCGGGCCGGCCGGCAGCGCGTTGCAGAGGTTCCCGCCGACCGTCGCCATGTTCCAGATCTTGAACGAGGCGAGGAACGCCCGGCAGCACTGCTCGACGAGCGGGGCGGCCGCCGCGCCGAGGGACCGCCCGAACCGGGACAGCTGCGCGATCGTGCACGTGGCCGCGATCTCCACCGACCCGTCGGGCCGGGTACGGATCGGCTCCCAGCCCATCCGGCTCAGATCCACCAGCCGTCGCAGATGCGGCTGGGGTTCCGAGAACAGGTACGTTCCACCGCCGAGCCAGGCGTCGCCCGCCCGCCAGGGCTCCTGGCGCCGCGCGTCCCGCACGTCGAGAACCGTGTTCAGATCCATGTCTCCCACCGTCTCCATCCGCTGCCGTCCCGTCAGTGAAGCCGCCCGGGAGGCCGAAAACGACTGGTGCGCAACACGGAAAACCTTCAGCCCGTCCGGCCGCGTCCTGGTGATTCAACCAAGAGGGATTCCGTATCGGACGCCTTGCATTTACGACTACTCGACGCGCCAAACCCTTGCGAATGCAAGAGGAAGGGAAACGGGTTCGTTGGCCGTACAAGGAGCCGACGCGTGCGCGGCGGGAGATCTCCTGCGGATCGAGGGGCTCGATCTCACCCTCGTCCGGGGTGATGAGCACCTGCTCGGCCGGGGCATTGGCTGAGCGGTCTGCCGGCGTCAGCGGGGATGGCCTCAGCCTCCTTGGAAACGCCCCTCGGCCACAACCGCTCGGGGGCGCGCACGGCTTGCCCGCCGGCTCAGTGGGCCGGGTCGAACTCCCGGAACACCAGGACCAGCCGGTCCCGCACGCCCCGCCAGCGTGCGTTCAGCTCTTCCGGCTCCGCACCCTCGGCCCGTGCCACGACCAGGAGCCCGCGCATCGCACTGATGGCGGTGAGCAGGCTCGCAGCGAACTCGGGCCGGTCGACGACGTCGCCGACCAGGAGCCGTACGGCGTCGTTGAGCGTCTCGTCCAGTCGCCGGTCGAACGCCCGCAGCATCGCCCGGAGTTCGGCGTCGCCCCGGGCTCCCGCCATCAGTTCGAGACACGCCTGGTACTCGGGGGTGCGCTTCAGTTCCCACAGGACGTCGAGCGCGCGCACCAGCCGGCCCCCCGGCGGCCCGTCCGTGATGATCTCGCGGTGCCTCGGGGTTCTGGCCTCGTAGCGGTCGGCGAGGTAGTCGAGGGTGGCCTCGATCAGCGACAGTCTCGTCGGGAAGTGATGGACGAGGCGGCCCCGGGAGACCCCGGCCGCCTCGCCGACCGCGAGCGTGGAGAACTGCGCGTACCCCTGGTCGACCAGCACCTGAACCGCGGTGCGCAGCAGCAGCTCGCGGGTGTCCAGAGCCCTTTGCTGCACGCGTCGGCGGCGGGGCGGGCTGCTGGGCTCGGACATGCGGTGATCCTACGTCGTGGGGCCGCCCGGGCTGCGGGAGCCGGCCCGACGTGGCAGCGGATATCGCGGCCGTCCCGGGGCGGGGCGGTCACCGGGGCACAGGCCCCCGGTGACCGGCCGCTCAGCTCGCGGGCATCGCGATGGTCTTCTGCTCCAGGTAGGCCGAGAGACCGGCGACGCCGAACTCTCGGCCGATGCCGGAGTTCTTGTAGCCGCCGAAGGGAGCGGTGAGGTCGAGGGCGAAGCCGTTGACGGTGTACCTGCCGGTGCGGATGCGGCGGGCTATGTCGAGGCCGTGCTCGACGTCCGCGGTCACGACGGCGCCGGAGAGACCGAAGTCGGAGTCGTCGGCGATCCGTACGGCCTCCTCCTCGTCCTCGTACGGCAGCAGGCACACGACGGGGCCGAAGATCTCCTCGCGGGCGATGCGCATGTCGTTGGTGACGTCTCCGAACAGGGTCGGCTCCACGTACGCTCCGGCTTCCAGCCCCTCGGGGACGCCGCCGCCGAGGAGCAGCGTGGCGCCCTCCTCCTTGCCGATGCGGATGTAGTCGAGGTTGCGGGCCTGCTGGCGCTTGGAGACCAGGGGGCCGATCCGGGTGGCGGGGTCGAGCGGGTCGCCGACCTTGAGCGCGGCCACCGCCTCGACGATGCGGGCGCTCAGCTCGTCGTAGCGGGCTCGGGGCAGCAGGATGCGGGTGAGCGCGACGCAGGCCTGCCCGTTGTTGACGTAGCTGCCGGTCAGGACGGTCTTCACGACGGTGTCGGCGTCGGCGTCCGGCAGGACGATCGCGGCCGACTTGCCGCCCAGTTCGAGGGTGACGCGGGTGAGGTTGCGGGCCGCGACCTCCATGACGCGCTTGCCCGCACCGACGGAACCCGTGAAGGCCACCTTGTCGATGTCCGGGTGGGAGGCGAGGTGTTCGCTGACCTCACGGTCGGCGGGCAGCACACTGAGCACGCCCTCCGGAAGCCCGGCTTCGGCACAGACCTCGGCCAGGAGGTAGGCGTCGAGGGGCGTTTCGGGGGACGGCTTGAGGACGACGGTGCAGCCGGCGACGAGGGCGGGGCCGAGCTTGGTGGCGGTGGTGAACTGCGGCACGTTCCACGGCACGATCGCCGCGACGACGCCGACCGGTTCCCTGCGGATCACCAGCGGGCAGCGCATCCCGTCGCGCCGCTCCTCGAAGGGGTATTCCGCTGCCGCCGCGACAGCGATCGAGAGGTGTCCCACGGCCGCCATCACCTGGGAGGCCATGCCGCTGCCGGCCGGCGAGCCGTTCTGCCGGGAGATGATCTCGTTGAACTCCTGCGCGCGGGCCGTCATCAGCTCGGCGATCCGCCGGACGACCGCGATGCGCTCGGCGAGGGCCGTCCGCGGCCAGGGACCGTGGTCGAACGCCTCGCGGGCCGCGGCCACGGCCGCGTCGACGTCCTTGGCGGTGGCTGCCGGCACGCGGCCGACGACCTGGCCGTCGTGCGGCGAGACGACCTCGATGACGCCGTCACCGGAGGGCTCGGTCCAGTGCCCACCGATGAAGAGCGTGCGGTGTTCCGTGATCGCCGCGGCCATGAGGCCTCCTTCGTCCTCCGGGCCCCGCTTCCAGGGCGTTTCTCCGGTCGGCTTCCGCACCGGCCACAGAAAACATACAACGCTGACCGTTTAATGACTACCTCAAACAGTCACCTCTGATGGTTTTGCTTTCCCCGCGGATCCGGCCGGCACCGCACCGATGCGGCACGGTTCCGGACAGACGAAAACCCCGGCCCTTCCGGGACCGGGGCTTCACAGGCAGCGCGCGGCGACCCGGATCAGTCGCGGGCGAAGCGGCGCGCGGTGCGCGGCCGGTACTCCACCAGGGTCAGCGCCAGGGAGACATGGCGCTCGGCCAACTCGTCCACGGTCAGCGCGCCTTCGGGCCGGTACCACTGGGCGATCGCGTTGCACATGGCGATCACGGCGCGCCGCGCGTCGTCGGGGTACAGCGTGAGAAAGATGCCCTCTTCGACACCGCGCTCGATGATGTCGCGGAACCGTCGCGTCCCACGCTCCTCGCTCTCCCGGTACCGCTGCAGATGGGCGGCCTCCAGGCTGCGCCCCTCGCTGAGGACGATGTTGCTCTTGTCCGGGTGTCCGGCACGGAACCGCACGGTGGCCGAGACGATCGCCTCGAGCTGCTCGGCCGGGTCGTCACCCACCTCGGCCAGCGCGGCGTCGCACTCGGCCGAGAAGGACTCGACACCCTCCTCCAGGATCGCGACGAGCAGGTCCTGCTTGCCCTTGTAGTAGTAGTACAGCGCCGACAGGCTCACTCCGGCGCGCTGCGCGATGTCCCGGATCGACGTCGCCCCGTACCCCTGCTCGGAGAACTCCGCGCGCGCGGCATCGACGATGGCCGTGTGGCCGGCAGGTCGGCTGGACACACCGCTCCGATCTCTCGCTGCGCCCTTCCCCGGCGGAAGCGACTGAACGGACCGGACAGTCACAGCAGTCGCCTGGGCGGTCACATCGTAACGTCGCCGCCTGCGACGCCCCATGAATCCGCGCTTGCCGGCCGCCCCGAGCCGCTGAACAGGGAGATCAACCGGAACGATCGCTCAGTCCGGCCGCCCCGCCCGCCCGGAATCCATCGCCGGCGGCCGGGGCCGCGACGGCGGCCCGTGGTCTCCGGCGCCACGCACACTCCTCTGGTTGATCGATCGTTCAGCCAGGTACGGTGCGCGGAGAAGCACGACGCGCGCGGTGCCGCGATCGCCCGGGCCGTTCCCCGACCCCGCACCTCTGGAGCAGTCATGAGCGCCCTGCCGCTGGAAGGCATCACCGTCGTCAGCCTCGAACAGGCCGTCGCCGCGCCGTTCGCCACCCGCCAGCTCGCCGACCTCGGTGCGCGCGTCATCAAGGTGGAGCGGCCGGGGCCCGGCGATTTCGCCCGCGGCTACGACGAGTCGGTGCACGGGCAGTCGAGCCACTTCATCTGGCTGAACCGGTCGAAGGAGTCCCTGACCCTCGACATCAAGACGCCGGGCGGCCGCGAGGTGCTCGGCCGCCTGCTGGCCGACGCGGACGTCTTCGTCCAGAACCTCGCTCCGGGTGCCGCGCGCAGGCTCGGTCTGGGCGCCGACGAGCTGGCGGCCCGGCATCCGTCCCTCGTCGTCTGCGACATCTCGGGGTACGGCAACGACGGGCCGTGGGCGGACCGCAAGGCCTACGACCTGCTCGTCCAGTGCGAGACCGGCGTGGTCTCGCTGACCGGCTCCCCGGCCGAGCCCGCCAAGGCCGGCATCTCCGTCGCCGACATCGCCGCCGGGATGTACGCGTACTCCGGCATCCTCGCCGCCCTGTACGAGCGCCGGGCCACCGGCCGTGCGCGCGCCGTCGAGGTGTCGCTCTTCGAGGCGCTGTCCGAGTGGATGGGCTCCCCGATGTACTACACCGCCTACTCCGGCACCCAGCCCCCGCGCACGGGTGCGCAGCACGCGACGATCGCGCCGTACGGCCCGTACGAGACGCAGGACGGCCCGACCGTGCTGCTGGCGATCCAGAACGAGCGCGAGTGGGCGTCGTTCTGCGCGGTCTTCCTCGGCGCCGCGGATCTCGCCACCGACCCGCGCTTCTTCCGCAACTCCGCCCGGGTGGCGCGCCGCGACGAGCTGCACGCGATCGTCGCCGCGCGCTTCGCCGAGCTGGCGGCCGAGGACGCGGTGAGGCTCCTCGACGAGGCGAACGTGGCCAACGCCCGGCTCCGTACGGTCGACGCGTTCCTGGAGCATCCCGTCCTCGCCGGGCGCGACCGCTGGCGGGACGTCGCCACACCGGGCGGCACGGTCAGGGCGCTGCTGCCCCCGGCCACGCCGCGCGGCCTCACCCCCCGCATGGACCCGGTGCCCGCGGTCGGCGAGCACACCGACTCGGTACTGCACGGCCTCGGCTACGACGAGACCGCCATCTCCGCGCTGCGCGCCGACGGCGCGGTCTGACCCGGGACAGGAGCGTCGCCGACGGCCGGTGAGGAAGGGGGAGGCGCTTCGGGTCCCGGCTACTTCGGCGCCATGCGGATGGCGCCGTCCAGGCGGATGACCTCGCCGTTGAGCATGGGGTTGCTGACGATGTGTTCGGCGAGGAAGGCGTACTCGGCGGGCTCGCCGAGGCGCGAGGGGTGCGGGATCTGGGCGCCGAGGGCGTCCTTGACCTCCTGCGGGGCGCCGCCCAGCAGCGGGGTGTCGAACAGGCCGGGGGCGATGGTCATGACGCGGATGTTCAGTGCCGCCAGGTCGCGCGCGACGGGCAGGGTCATGCCGACGATGCCGCCCTTGGAGGCGGAGTAGGCGGCCTGGCCGATCTGTCCCTCGTACGCGGCGACGGAGGCGGTGTTGATGATCACGCCGCGCTCGCCGTCGACCGGTTCGTTCCTGGCGATCTCCTCGGCGGCCAGGCGCAGCACGTTGAAGGTGCCGATCAGATTGACCGTGACGATCCTGGCGAACCGGTCCAGCGGGTAGGCGCCGTCCTTGTTCACGGTCCGGCGCGCACCGCCGATCCCGGCGCAGTTGACCGCGATACGCAGAGGGGCGAGGGCGGCCGCGGCCGCCACGGCCGCGGCGGCGTCCGTCTCACTGGTGACGTCGCCGGGGACGAAGGCGGCGCCGATCTCCTCGGCCACGGCCTCGCCGTCGGAGCCGGGCAGGTCGAGCAGGACGACCTTGCCACCGGCCGCGAGCAGCCGCTTCGCGGTGGCGAGGCCGAGGCCGGAGGCGCCACCGGTGACGACGGCTGACGAACCGTTGATCAGCATGGGATGCCTTTCGTGCGAGTGCGAGGAGGGAGGGGAGCGGGAAGGGACCGAGCAGCCTCCTCCGGGCCGGAGACCTCAGCCTCTCAGTCGAACGCCCGTTAAGCCAGCCTCGGGATCCACCCCCACGTCCACGCGCGCGCCCCACGGCACCCGTCGCCGAGTGAGCACCGTCACAGGTGGAGCGACGCCTCACCCTGGCACCATTCAGCAGCATGAGCGCTCTTTACAGCGACCGCCCGGACACCGAGGAGCACGGAGCGGAGACATCCCGGCGGACACCACCGCCGCTGGGCTTCGAACAGGTGCTGGAGCTGACCGACGCCGGGGACGGTGCGTTGCGCGGCCGTCCGCACGCGGGCCGTCCGCCCCGCGCCTTCGGCGGCGTCACCCTCGCCCAGGCCCTGCGCGCGGGCGGCCTGGACGTCGGACCCGACCGGCAACTCCACTCCCTGCACGCCTACTTCCTGCGCGCGGTGAACCCGGAGCGGGAGGTGACGTACCGGGTACGCGCCCTGCGTGACGGCAGTTCGTACGCCGCGCGGCAGGTCGACGCCCGGCAGGGTACGGAAGTACTCCATCTGACCGCTTCGTTCAAGAGGCCCGAGACCACGCCCGGCCGGCAGGCGCGGATGCCCGGGGCGCCGGGACCCGATGAGTGCGAGGACCCGTACGCGCTGTGGGCCGAGGAGCACCCGGAGAGCCATGCCGCGGCCGTGATCCCGCGCGTCGTCAGCCTGCGCACGGTGCCCGCCGACGAGCAGGAGCGCACCGCCGTGTCGACGGGGCTGGCCCGCAGGCGCACCTGGCTGCGGGCGGCCCACCCGATGTCCGACGATCCGCTGCTGCACGCGGCCGCCCTCGCGTACCTCTCCGACCTCACCCTCTCCCCCACCGCCGCACTGCCGTGGGAACCGCTGGGCTCGCGCCGGTCCCGGCCGTCCGGGGTGATGCTGGCCTCGCTCGACCACGCGATGTGGTTCCACCGGCCGTGCCGGGCCGACGCCTGGCTGCTGTACGCACAGCACAGCACGGCCATCTCCGACGGACGGGTCCTGTCGCGGGGCGAGATCTGGTCCGCCGAGGGCGATTTGGTGGCGACCGTGCAGCAGGAGGCGCTGATCCGGATCCGCCCGGCCCAGCGGTGACCCCGGGCCCGGCGGGCGGGGGCATCACGTACGGCCGGACCCGCACCTCCCGGAACCCTGGACAACCAGGGGGAGCACTCGTACTTTAACGAATGTTCGGCCAGGTGGTGTCCCCGGTCCGTCGTGCCGCACCCGAGCAAGGGAGCCCCCATGAACCCTCGCCGCCCCAAGGGCATGCCCGACACGCTCGACTATCCGCCGGGGGTCTGCGTCGGCGACATCCTGGCGGGGGCCGCCCGCCGCCATCCGGACCGTACGGCTCTGCTCGACGGCTCGGCCGCCCTGACCTACGCCGAGCTGTACGACCGGGCTCTGCGCTGCGCGCAGGGCCTGCGTGAGCGGGGCATCCGACCGGGTGACGTGGTTGCACTGCATCAGCCGAACTCACTCTGGTTCAGCGTCACTTACTACGGAATCCTGCTGGCCGGCGCCACGGCCGCACCCATGAACCCGACTCTGCCGCCCGCCACACTGCGCGAGCAGCTCGACGAGGTCTCCGCCGTGGCGGCGATCACCCACCCGGCGACGGCCGAGGCGCTCCTTGCCGCCGGAACCGAGCGACTCCGTCCGGTGGTCGTGGTTCCGGGTACGGACATCGCCCCCGCCCCGGACGGCTCGGCGTCACCCGGGACCGTTCCGCTCGACGACCTGCTGGCGGCCGAGCCCGTCGAGGGGCCGCGGGCCGATCCGGAGTCGATCGCCCATCTGTCGTTCACCGGCGGGACCACGGGACGGTCGAAGGCGGTCATGGTGCTGCACCGGCACGTCGTCCACAACGTCCTCCAGTTCACCTGCTGGCGCACCGGTGCGCTGCCCGCGGTGGACGAGCACGGCGGCATCCGTACCGAACTCGTGCCCGGGGCGCAGACGGCCGCGATGGCGCCGTCCGGGGACGGTGTGTCGGTCGGTATCTCGCCGCTCTTCCACGCCATGGGTCTGATCAGCCAGTCCAACGCCGTGCTGGCCGGTCAGACGGTGCTCCTGGCCGGCCGCTTCCATCCGCACCGCTACCTGAAGCTGGTGGAAGACCACGGAGCCACCCACGTGACCGGCTCCCCGGCGCTGCTGCACGCGCTCATCGCCGCCGCCGACGGCCGCTCCTTCCCAGCGGTGCGCACGGTCAACTCGGGTGCCGCTCCCATCGACACGACGACCCTCGAAGCGCTTCGGGCACTGTTCCCGAACGCGGCGGTGGTGGAGGGGTACGGCCTCACCGAGGCCACCATGGGCCTGGTCACGGGTCTGGTCGACCTGGACGACCAGGTGCCCGTCGGTTCGGCCGGGCTCCCGGTCTTCGACACGGAGATCGAGATCCGCGATCCCGCCGACGCCGGGAAGGCCCTTCCCGCGGGAGAGACCGGTGAGTTGTGGGCCCGGGGTCCGCAGATCACGGCCGGCTATCTCGGCCATCCCGAGCTGACCGCCGAGCAGTACGCCGACGGGTGGCTGCGCACGGGGGACATCGCCCGGCAGGACGAGCACGGCCATGTCTTCGTGGTCGACAGGCTGAAGGACATGCTGATCTACAAGGGCTACAACGTGTACCCGGGTGCGCTGGAGGAACTGCTCACCCGGCACCCGGCCGTCGACCAGGCGTGCGTGATCGGGGCGCCCTCCGCATCGGCGGGTGAGATTCCCGTGGCGTACGTCGTGGTCCGGCCGCCGGCGGCCTCCGGTCCGGTGCTCGCCGAGGAGCTCATGGACCACGTCGCCGCCCGCGTCGCGCCGTACCAGAAGGTGCGGGAGATCCACTTCGTGGACTCCCTGCCGACGTCCGCCGCGGGGAAGATCCTCAAGACGGAGCTCCGCCGCCGGCACCGGAGTGCCGGCCTTCACTGACGGGCCGGCACTCCGGCGGTGCCGAGCGTGCGGGGTCAGGGAGTGACGATGGCGAAATCGGGGTCGGCGGTGTCGAGGAAGCCGGCGAGCTTCTGGAAGACGGCGGCGTCGCCATGGGTGGTGATGCCGTCGAGCCCGCGCCCGGCGACGACACCGAGCAGCTGGGGCTTGGTCAACGACAGGGTGAGGTCGGCGCCGCCGGTGGCGGGGGCGCCTTCGCTGGTCCGGTAGGTCAGGGCCCCGTTGGACAGCGTCAGGTGCCAGGTGCGGTTCTCGTCCGTGAGGTGCCAGTCCATGGTCAGACCGGTGTCCCAGGCACGGGGGCCGTCGATGCGGATGGCGAGCGTGTCGATGATCTGGTCGACGGAGAGCGCCATGGCCATCTCGGGGTTGGCCAGGTCGACGACGGTGGTGGCCACGGAGCCGCGCAGCTCCATCGCGGCGGTGAGGTAGAAGTTGCGCCAGGTGGCGTTCTCCGCACCGTGCCCGAGCCGGTCGTAGACACCGGCCAGCGCCTCGCGTACGCCCTTGTGGCCGGGTTCGGCGAAGACCCCGTGGTTGAGGAGCGTCGCCGC harbors:
- a CDS encoding FAD binding domain-containing protein, whose protein sequence is MDLNTVLDVRDARRQEPWRAGDAWLGGGTYLFSEPQPHLRRLVDLSRMGWEPIRTRPDGSVEIAATCTIAQLSRFGRSLGAAAAPLVEQCCRAFLASFKIWNMATVGGNLCNALPAGPMISLTAGLDGECLLRAQDGSVRRVKAADFVTGAGRKDLAEGELLRSVTIPARSWRCRTAFRQASLYGLGRSGALVTGTLDPVDGSLAVTLTAATRRPFRLWFALPPDRAGLCAAITSAVGESDWFDDIHGLRAWRRHMAFHLAEQVRRDLTRDGVR
- a CDS encoding TetR/AcrR family transcriptional regulator; this translates as MSEPSSPPRRRRVQQRALDTRELLLRTAVQVLVDQGYAQFSTLAVGEAAGVSRGRLVHHFPTRLSLIEATLDYLADRYEARTPRHREIITDGPPGGRLVRALDVLWELKRTPEYQACLELMAGARGDAELRAMLRAFDRRLDETLNDAVRLLVGDVVDRPEFAASLLTAISAMRGLLVVARAEGAEPEELNARWRGVRDRLVLVFREFDPAH
- a CDS encoding aldehyde dehydrogenase, with product MAAAITEHRTLFIGGHWTEPSGDGVIEVVSPHDGQVVGRVPAATAKDVDAAVAAAREAFDHGPWPRTALAERIAVVRRIAELMTARAQEFNEIISRQNGSPAGSGMASQVMAAVGHLSIAVAAAAEYPFEERRDGMRCPLVIRREPVGVVAAIVPWNVPQFTTATKLGPALVAGCTVVLKPSPETPLDAYLLAEVCAEAGLPEGVLSVLPADREVSEHLASHPDIDKVAFTGSVGAGKRVMEVAARNLTRVTLELGGKSAAIVLPDADADTVVKTVLTGSYVNNGQACVALTRILLPRARYDELSARIVEAVAALKVGDPLDPATRIGPLVSKRQQARNLDYIRIGKEEGATLLLGGGVPEGLEAGAYVEPTLFGDVTNDMRIAREEIFGPVVCLLPYEDEEEAVRIADDSDFGLSGAVVTADVEHGLDIARRIRTGRYTVNGFALDLTAPFGGYKNSGIGREFGVAGLSAYLEQKTIAMPAS
- a CDS encoding TetR/AcrR family transcriptional regulator: MSSRPAGHTAIVDAARAEFSEQGYGATSIRDIAQRAGVSLSALYYYYKGKQDLLVAILEEGVESFSAECDAALAEVGDDPAEQLEAIVSATVRFRAGHPDKSNIVLSEGRSLEAAHLQRYRESEERGTRRFRDIIERGVEEGIFLTLYPDDARRAVIAMCNAIAQWYRPEGALTVDELAERHVSLALTLVEYRPRTARRFARD
- a CDS encoding CoA transferase; amino-acid sequence: MSALPLEGITVVSLEQAVAAPFATRQLADLGARVIKVERPGPGDFARGYDESVHGQSSHFIWLNRSKESLTLDIKTPGGREVLGRLLADADVFVQNLAPGAARRLGLGADELAARHPSLVVCDISGYGNDGPWADRKAYDLLVQCETGVVSLTGSPAEPAKAGISVADIAAGMYAYSGILAALYERRATGRARAVEVSLFEALSEWMGSPMYYTAYSGTQPPRTGAQHATIAPYGPYETQDGPTVLLAIQNEREWASFCAVFLGAADLATDPRFFRNSARVARRDELHAIVAARFAELAAEDAVRLLDEANVANARLRTVDAFLEHPVLAGRDRWRDVATPGGTVRALLPPATPRGLTPRMDPVPAVGEHTDSVLHGLGYDETAISALRADGAV
- a CDS encoding 3-hydroxyacyl-CoA dehydrogenase is translated as MLINGSSAVVTGGASGLGLATAKRLLAAGGKVVLLDLPGSDGEAVAEEIGAAFVPGDVTSETDAAAAVAAAAALAPLRIAVNCAGIGGARRTVNKDGAYPLDRFARIVTVNLIGTFNVLRLAAEEIARNEPVDGERGVIINTASVAAYEGQIGQAAYSASKGGIVGMTLPVARDLAALNIRVMTIAPGLFDTPLLGGAPQEVKDALGAQIPHPSRLGEPAEYAFLAEHIVSNPMLNGEVIRLDGAIRMAPK
- a CDS encoding thioesterase family protein, coding for MSALYSDRPDTEEHGAETSRRTPPPLGFEQVLELTDAGDGALRGRPHAGRPPRAFGGVTLAQALRAGGLDVGPDRQLHSLHAYFLRAVNPEREVTYRVRALRDGSSYAARQVDARQGTEVLHLTASFKRPETTPGRQARMPGAPGPDECEDPYALWAEEHPESHAAAVIPRVVSLRTVPADEQERTAVSTGLARRRTWLRAAHPMSDDPLLHAAALAYLSDLTLSPTAALPWEPLGSRRSRPSGVMLASLDHAMWFHRPCRADAWLLYAQHSTAISDGRVLSRGEIWSAEGDLVATVQQEALIRIRPAQR
- a CDS encoding acyl--CoA ligase, giving the protein MNPRRPKGMPDTLDYPPGVCVGDILAGAARRHPDRTALLDGSAALTYAELYDRALRCAQGLRERGIRPGDVVALHQPNSLWFSVTYYGILLAGATAAPMNPTLPPATLREQLDEVSAVAAITHPATAEALLAAGTERLRPVVVVPGTDIAPAPDGSASPGTVPLDDLLAAEPVEGPRADPESIAHLSFTGGTTGRSKAVMVLHRHVVHNVLQFTCWRTGALPAVDEHGGIRTELVPGAQTAAMAPSGDGVSVGISPLFHAMGLISQSNAVLAGQTVLLAGRFHPHRYLKLVEDHGATHVTGSPALLHALIAAADGRSFPAVRTVNSGAAPIDTTTLEALRALFPNAAVVEGYGLTEATMGLVTGLVDLDDQVPVGSAGLPVFDTEIEIRDPADAGKALPAGETGELWARGPQITAGYLGHPELTAEQYADGWLRTGDIARQDEHGHVFVVDRLKDMLIYKGYNVYPGALEELLTRHPAVDQACVIGAPSASAGEIPVAYVVVRPPAASGPVLAEELMDHVAARVAPYQKVREIHFVDSLPTSAAGKILKTELRRRHRSAGLH